In Candidatus Zymogenus saltonus, the sequence GGCGTTGTCGGAAGCCGGGGCAAACGTTACGGTCGCAAGCAGGAAACTCGAAGCCTTAAAGGAGGTCGTGGCGGAGATCGAGGCAGACGGGGGAAAGGGGCACGCCGTTTCCGCCCACGCCGGGAATCTTGAGGCCCTTGAGAGCATAGTAAACGAGACCGTAGAAAAATTCGGCTCGGTGGATATTCTTGTCAACAACGCCGCCATAAATCCGAAGTTCGGGCCCGTGGAGGATATGGACGAGGCGCTCTTCAACAAGATGATCGATGTAAACCTTAAGGCATATCTGTTTTTGAGCAAAATGGTCCTCGGCCCGATGGAGAAGGCGGGTGGAGGATCTATAATCAATATTTCGTCGATAGAGGCCTTTTCACCTTCCTTCGGCACAGGCGTTTACAACATCACAAAGGCGTCTGTGGTGATGCTGACAAAGGTTTTGGCAAAGGAGTGGGCCTCGAAAAATATCCGCGTAAACACCATAGCCCCAGGATTGATAAAGACCCATTTCTCCGAGATGCTTTGGAGCGCCGATGAGATACTAAAGATATATCTGAACCACTGCCCGATGGGAAGGATAGGCGAGGCTTACGAGGTGGCCGGGCTCGCCCTCTTTCTCGCATCGAACGCGTCGAGCTACACGACGGGCACGATATTGACCGCGGACGGCGGTTACCTGCTTTAGACGATTTTGATTGAATTTCGGCGGAAAGACGCAGTTACTATGGATGATTTTAAAGGCGAGCTGAGGGAGTTCTTTTCAATTGAACGCGTTGGATTCGGAGTAGCTGATATAACGGGACATCATCCCCTGTCCGGGGAGTTTCCGAGGGCATTGTCGATATGTTTGCCATATAAATATTGGCAGAGATTCAATGTCTATAATGAAGAGCGATTTCACGAGCTGTTGGAGGAAACACGTGCCATAATGGGCGAAACCATAAACAGGCTCTCCGGACTGCTGAAGCTAAACAGCGGAGTGATAAAACATATGATTGTCCCTCAAGTGGGGCAGGATCCCGAGACACCCTTATGGCTCTTTTCCCCCACAAGCTCGCGGCGGTGCGCGCAGGTCTGGGATGGATCGGCAAAAGCTCCCTTCTGATTACGAGGGAACACGGCCCCAGAGTATACCTCGCAACCGTACTTGTCGACTGCGATATCGAGCCGGACAGGCCTGTCTTGGAAAGCGGATGCGGAGGCTGCACCGCCTGCGTTGAAGCCTGTCCATATCTCTGTATAAAAGACCTGAATTGGCATTCCGGGACGCCGAGGGAAGAGCTCTTGGACGTTTACCTCTGCAACGCTAAAAGGGAGGAAGCTATTAAGTCGAAGGGACGAAAGGACGAATGCGGCCAGTGTCTGCTGGCCTGCCCCTACGGGAAGGGCGCTTAGTTATGAAGAATCTCCGATTACATTTTAGAAAAACTTAAAACAATCGATGACTACTTATGTCTCTTATTTATTAAGCTGACTTAAGCTGTCTCTGTAGATTTAGTTAATCAGTTGTGCTTTTATACATCCAGTTTTGGCCATTGATTATAACCAATAGC encodes:
- a CDS encoding glucose 1-dehydrogenase, producing the protein MYLEKFRLDGKTAIVTGGSRGIGREIALALSEAGANVTVASRKLEALKEVVAEIEADGGKGHAVSAHAGNLEALESIVNETVEKFGSVDILVNNAAINPKFGPVEDMDEALFNKMIDVNLKAYLFLSKMVLGPMEKAGGGSIINISSIEAFSPSFGTGVYNITKASVVMLTKVLAKEWASKNIRVNTIAPGLIKTHFSEMLWSADEILKIYLNHCPMGRIGEAYEVAGLALFLASNASSYTTGTILTADGGYLL
- a CDS encoding epoxyqueuosine reductase; this encodes MALFPHKLAAVRAGLGWIGKSSLLITREHGPRVYLATVLVDCDIEPDRPVLESGCGGCTACVEACPYLCIKDLNWHSGTPREELLDVYLCNAKREEAIKSKGRKDECGQCLLACPYGKGA